Proteins encoded by one window of Cyanobium sp. NS01:
- the lipB gene encoding lipoyl(octanoyl) transferase LipB yields the protein MPPPLDAILFESRLPVAFEPAWRAQRQLQQRLLVAPEGPDAVLLLEHQSCYTLGRGASEAFLRCSPSALPFPLHRIDRGGEVTHHTPGQLVLYPVLNLRRHGADLHLYLRQLEQVVIDLLAGLALRGERIEGLTGVWLEGRKVAAIGVGARRWISQHGLALNVEADLAGFEAVVPCGLADQRVGRLADLDPSLTAAGLRAPLLAAFAQRFQLNLRPPASHEQLQGW from the coding sequence GTGCCCCCCCCGCTCGACGCAATCCTTTTTGAATCCCGCCTTCCAGTGGCGTTCGAGCCGGCCTGGCGGGCCCAGCGGCAGCTGCAGCAGCGCCTGCTGGTTGCCCCTGAGGGACCCGATGCCGTGCTGCTGCTGGAGCACCAAAGCTGTTACACCCTGGGGCGCGGAGCCTCCGAGGCCTTCCTGCGCTGTTCCCCCAGCGCCCTGCCCTTCCCCTTGCACCGCATCGACCGCGGCGGCGAGGTGACCCACCACACCCCGGGCCAGCTGGTGCTCTACCCGGTGCTCAACCTGCGCCGCCACGGGGCCGACCTGCACCTCTATCTGCGCCAGCTGGAGCAGGTGGTGATCGACCTGCTGGCGGGCTTGGCCCTGCGTGGTGAGCGCATCGAGGGGCTCACCGGCGTGTGGCTGGAGGGCCGCAAGGTGGCGGCGATCGGGGTGGGGGCCCGGCGCTGGATCAGCCAGCACGGCCTGGCCCTGAACGTGGAGGCCGATCTGGCGGGCTTCGAGGCGGTGGTGCCGTGCGGCCTCGCCGATCAGCGCGTGGGTCGGCTCGCCGACCTGGATCCCAGCCTCACGGCCGCGGGGCTGCGCGCCCCGCTGCTGGCGGCCTTCGCCCAGCGGTTCCAGCTGAACCTGCGCCCCCCGGCGTCCCACGAACAGCTCCAGGGATGGTAA
- a CDS encoding glycosyltransferase family 4 protein has product MAQIAWLGKKSPFCGNVTYGLTTTYALRERGHGVSFIHFDTPAAQLGRPGVEPGGLSPEAVGRWGGSNLRRRGQRSRAGGAGGRLGDGAVLDLPEAVHDLGPVGAPSPGGTDPEVILSYLVKSQVYTIPSPGAQRELRESLERLRPDLVHASLTLSPLDFRLPDLCQQLGLPLVATFHPAFDASLRNLTAGTQQLTYQLYAPALARFDRVIVFSDRQAEVLMRLGVRPERLAVIPNGVDSDTWTPAPAAPSKELQALRHQFGGSRVFLYMGRMATEKNVEALLRAWRLVRPTGCRLVIVGDGPLRAALQGASQDDDVVWWGYEPNLATRVALLQLAEVFLLPSLVEGLSLALLEAMACGTACIATDAGADGEVLDGGAGIVISTQGVTTQLRTLLPVLRDQPVLTTELGRRARARVLERYTLSRNLDALERLYGELIGKPTLAA; this is encoded by the coding sequence GTGGCTCAGATTGCCTGGCTAGGCAAGAAATCTCCCTTCTGCGGCAACGTCACCTACGGCCTCACCACGACGTATGCCCTGCGGGAGCGCGGCCACGGCGTGAGCTTCATCCACTTCGACACCCCTGCTGCCCAGCTCGGGCGCCCTGGGGTCGAGCCCGGTGGCCTGTCGCCTGAGGCCGTCGGTCGCTGGGGGGGCTCGAACCTGAGGCGCCGCGGGCAGCGCAGCCGTGCTGGTGGTGCCGGGGGCAGGCTGGGGGACGGGGCAGTGCTGGACCTGCCGGAGGCGGTGCATGACCTGGGCCCGGTAGGGGCGCCTTCCCCAGGCGGGACGGACCCGGAGGTGATCCTCTCCTACCTGGTGAAATCCCAGGTGTACACGATTCCCTCACCCGGGGCCCAGCGGGAGTTGCGGGAGTCGCTGGAGCGGCTGCGCCCCGATCTGGTGCACGCCAGCCTCACCCTGTCCCCGCTCGACTTCCGGCTGCCGGACCTCTGCCAGCAGCTGGGCCTGCCGCTGGTGGCCACCTTCCATCCGGCCTTTGACGCCAGCCTGCGCAACCTCACGGCCGGCACCCAGCAACTCACCTACCAGCTTTACGCCCCCGCCCTGGCTCGCTTCGACCGGGTGATCGTGTTCTCCGATCGCCAGGCAGAGGTGCTGATGCGGCTGGGGGTGAGGCCCGAACGCCTCGCCGTGATCCCCAACGGCGTGGACAGCGACACCTGGACGCCCGCTCCAGCCGCTCCCTCCAAAGAACTGCAGGCCCTGCGCCACCAGTTCGGCGGCAGCCGCGTGTTCCTGTACATGGGCCGGATGGCCACCGAGAAGAACGTGGAGGCCCTGCTCAGGGCCTGGCGGCTGGTGCGCCCCACTGGCTGCAGGCTCGTGATCGTCGGTGATGGGCCCCTGCGGGCCGCCCTCCAGGGCGCCTCCCAGGACGATGACGTGGTGTGGTGGGGCTACGAGCCCAACCTGGCCACCCGGGTGGCGCTGCTGCAGCTGGCCGAAGTGTTCCTGCTGCCCTCCCTGGTGGAGGGCCTCTCCCTGGCCCTGCTGGAGGCCATGGCCTGTGGCACGGCCTGCATCGCCACCGATGCCGGCGCCGATGGCGAGGTGCTGGATGGCGGGGCCGGCATCGTGATCAGCACCCAGGGGGTGACCACCCAGCTGCGCACCCTGCTGCCGGTCCTGCGGGACCAGCCCGTGCTCACCACCGAGCTGGGGCGGCGGGCGCGGGCCCGGGTGCTGGAGCGCTACACCCTCAGCCGCAATCTCGACGCCCTCGAGCGGCTCTACGGGGAGCTGATCGGCAAGCCCACGTTGGCGGCCTGA
- a CDS encoding dihydrolipoamide acetyltransferase family protein, whose amino-acid sequence MATHEIFMPALSSTMTEGKIVEWLKQPGDRVERGESVLVVESDKADMDVEAFQEGFLAAVLMPAGGTAPVGETIGLIVESEADIAAVAAAAPAASPAAPAPAPEAPAAPAPPAAAPAAAPVPVTSAATVAAPAPQAVPLAAPVATGRVVASPRARKLAGQLGVDLNGLRGSGPHGRIQAEDVLAASGQPVSVPRVAEGTGPAVAAANGSGAAGAGATAPGAPTAVGQSFGRPGEAVAFNTLQSAVNRNMVASLAVPTYRVGYTITTTKLDALTRQVKSKGVTTTVLIAKAVALTLARHPQVNAATSADGSAMVYPTAVNVAVAVAMEDGGLITPVLAHADTTDIYALGRSWADLVARARSKQLQPEEYSSGTFTLSNLGMFGVDRFDAILPPGTGAILAVAASRPCVVANKDGSIRVAHQMQVNLTCDHRTIYGAHAAAFLKDLALLIETNTESLAL is encoded by the coding sequence TTGGCCACCCACGAAATCTTCATGCCCGCCCTCTCCTCCACCATGACGGAGGGCAAGATCGTGGAGTGGCTCAAGCAGCCCGGCGATCGGGTCGAGCGGGGCGAATCGGTGCTCGTGGTGGAGAGCGACAAGGCCGACATGGACGTGGAGGCCTTCCAGGAGGGCTTCCTGGCCGCCGTGCTGATGCCGGCCGGTGGCACGGCGCCGGTGGGTGAAACGATCGGCCTGATCGTGGAGAGCGAGGCCGACATCGCCGCCGTGGCCGCGGCGGCTCCCGCCGCCTCACCGGCCGCGCCCGCTCCTGCCCCTGAGGCCCCTGCAGCCCCGGCTCCCCCTGCGGCGGCCCCCGCAGCGGCCCCCGTTCCGGTGACCAGCGCGGCAACTGTGGCGGCGCCTGCGCCCCAGGCTGTTCCGCTGGCAGCCCCTGTCGCCACTGGCCGGGTGGTGGCCTCGCCCCGTGCCAGAAAGCTGGCGGGTCAGCTGGGGGTGGACCTCAATGGCCTGCGGGGCAGCGGTCCCCATGGCCGCATTCAGGCCGAGGACGTGCTGGCCGCCAGTGGCCAGCCGGTGAGTGTGCCGCGGGTGGCGGAGGGCACCGGGCCCGCCGTGGCCGCCGCCAATGGCAGCGGGGCTGCCGGGGCAGGGGCCACGGCCCCAGGGGCGCCCACGGCGGTGGGCCAGAGCTTTGGCCGGCCTGGCGAGGCCGTGGCCTTCAACACCCTCCAGAGCGCGGTCAACCGCAACATGGTGGCCAGCCTGGCCGTGCCCACCTACCGGGTGGGCTACACGATCACCACCACCAAGCTCGATGCCCTCACCCGGCAGGTGAAGAGCAAAGGGGTCACCACCACGGTGCTGATCGCCAAGGCCGTGGCCTTGACCCTGGCCCGCCACCCCCAGGTGAACGCCGCCACCTCGGCCGATGGCAGCGCCATGGTGTATCCCACCGCCGTGAACGTGGCCGTGGCTGTGGCGATGGAAGACGGTGGTTTGATCACCCCCGTGCTGGCCCACGCCGACACCACCGACATCTACGCCCTGGGCCGCAGCTGGGCCGATCTGGTGGCCCGGGCCCGCAGCAAGCAGCTGCAGCCCGAGGAGTACAGCAGCGGCACCTTCACGCTCAGCAACCTGGGCATGTTCGGGGTGGATCGCTTCGACGCGATCCTGCCGCCTGGCACGGGCGCCATCCTGGCGGTGGCGGCGTCGCGTCCCTGTGTAGTGGCCAACAAGGACGGCTCAATCCGCGTGGCCCATCAGATGCAGGTGAATCTCACCTGCGACCACCGCACCATCTACGGAGCCCACGCCGCCGCCTTCCTCAAGGATCTGGCCCTGTTGATCGAAACCAACACCGAGAGCCTGGCCCTCTGA
- the recO gene encoding DNA repair protein RecO, whose amino-acid sequence MAEERLDSLALSSRPLGESDRLLTVLSEAHGLSRLAVPGARKPRSSLAAAVPLAHLQLQVGGRSGLRRVRQLRVLHNYSQLAQRLETLAAAQALAELCMALVPTDEPVPGMLTTVLMHLGRLELLVRDRSDNLEALAVAVQAAVHVLALGGYALPLSSCCRSGAPLDPPVGTWEWRCSLLPGEGFAIGAIAGARVVLNASELALLQRLPRATLPRRRDGALMGPQVVWLHLLELLECWCGEHLSRRPRSFRLLRQGIETASGPP is encoded by the coding sequence GTGGCTGAGGAACGGCTGGACAGCCTGGCCCTGAGCAGCAGGCCCCTGGGAGAGAGCGACCGCCTGCTCACTGTGCTCAGTGAGGCGCACGGGCTCAGCCGCCTGGCCGTGCCCGGGGCCCGCAAACCCCGCAGCAGCCTGGCGGCGGCCGTGCCCCTTGCCCATCTGCAGCTGCAGGTGGGTGGACGCAGCGGCCTGCGACGGGTGCGCCAACTACGGGTGCTGCACAACTACAGCCAGCTGGCCCAGCGCCTGGAGACCCTCGCAGCCGCCCAGGCCCTGGCTGAACTCTGCATGGCCCTGGTGCCCACAGACGAGCCGGTGCCGGGCATGCTCACCACCGTGCTGATGCATCTGGGTCGGCTGGAGCTGCTGGTGCGCGATCGCAGCGACAACCTGGAGGCCCTCGCCGTGGCCGTGCAGGCGGCAGTGCACGTGCTGGCCCTCGGCGGCTACGCCCTGCCCCTGAGCAGCTGCTGCCGCAGCGGGGCGCCCCTGGACCCTCCCGTGGGCACCTGGGAGTGGCGCTGCAGCCTGCTGCCCGGCGAGGGCTTCGCGATCGGCGCCATCGCCGGAGCCAGGGTGGTGCTGAATGCCTCCGAACTGGCCCTGCTGCAACGGCTGCCGCGGGCCACCCTGCCCCGCCGCCGCGACGGGGCCCTGATGGGCCCCCAAGTCGTGTGGCTGCACCTGCTGGAGCTGCTGGAGTGCTGGTGCGGCGAGCATCTGAGCCGGCGCCCCCGATCCTTCCGGCTGCTGCGGCAGGGGATTGAAACCGCCTCCGGACCGCCCTGA
- a CDS encoding YlqD family protein: MADASLSIKRSITVRAVVTPRWKEDAERELSNGLAASDAQLAQLEQEGQQVIDEIRRQSANPLDPRVQEQVGSVQQQVAAKRSELEEQKRQMLEQQRQVRELEMEQIVEQGQLESFCTVQVGDNLVEKLQASVLVRDGVIEAVEGAS, from the coding sequence ATGGCCGACGCCAGTCTTTCGATCAAGCGCTCCATCACCGTGCGCGCTGTGGTCACCCCGCGCTGGAAGGAGGATGCGGAGCGGGAACTGAGCAATGGCCTCGCCGCCAGCGACGCCCAGCTGGCCCAGCTGGAGCAGGAGGGGCAGCAGGTGATCGATGAGATCCGCCGCCAGAGCGCCAACCCCCTCGACCCCCGGGTGCAGGAGCAGGTGGGGTCAGTGCAGCAGCAGGTGGCGGCGAAGCGCTCCGAGCTCGAGGAACAGAAGCGCCAGATGCTGGAGCAGCAACGCCAGGTGCGCGAGCTGGAGATGGAGCAGATCGTGGAGCAGGGGCAGCTGGAGAGCTTCTGCACGGTGCAGGTGGGCGACAACCTGGTGGAAAAACTGCAGGCCTCGGTGCTGGTGCGCGATGGCGTGATCGAAGCGGTGGAAGGCGCCTCGTAA
- the queA gene encoding tRNA preQ1(34) S-adenosylmethionine ribosyltransferase-isomerase QueA codes for MSSDSVPFPPACGGGASDDLKLSSYDFQLPQERIAQRPVEPRHSARLLAVGVPAASASAGNGPDCRHLRVWDLQQELRPGDLLVVNDTRVLRARLQARRRSGGHVELLVLEPWLEEPGPPAPGRWLCLAKPAKRLQSGEVLEVIAEGQDPLPVEICGRDAETGGCIVQFPAACADAASLEPLLVRYGAIPLPPYIHEHDAGDNDRYQTRYAARPGAVAAPTAGLHLSDALLAAIQVRGVALATTTLHVGLGTFRPVETEDLRGLELHSEWVEVSPELVAAVQACRARGGRVIAIGTTSVRSLEGVAALHGGELRPHTGPVNLVIQPGFRFAVVQGLLTNFHLPRSSLLLLVSALVGRRRLLALYAEAIEREYRFFSYGDAMWIPPEAVLPEAVSP; via the coding sequence TTGTCCAGCGATTCCGTTCCCTTCCCCCCCGCCTGCGGTGGCGGAGCGTCCGACGACCTCAAGCTCTCGAGCTACGACTTTCAGCTGCCGCAGGAGCGCATCGCCCAGCGGCCCGTTGAGCCGCGCCACAGTGCCCGACTGCTGGCGGTGGGCGTCCCTGCCGCCAGCGCGTCCGCTGGGAATGGGCCTGACTGCCGCCACCTGCGCGTGTGGGATCTGCAGCAGGAGCTGAGACCGGGCGACCTGCTGGTGGTGAATGACACCCGGGTGCTGCGGGCCCGGCTGCAGGCGCGCCGCCGCTCAGGTGGGCACGTGGAGCTGTTGGTGCTGGAGCCCTGGCTGGAGGAGCCCGGGCCGCCGGCGCCGGGCCGCTGGCTCTGCCTGGCCAAGCCGGCCAAGCGCCTCCAGAGCGGCGAGGTTCTGGAGGTGATCGCCGAGGGCCAGGACCCCCTGCCGGTGGAGATCTGTGGCCGCGATGCCGAAACCGGCGGCTGCATCGTGCAGTTTCCGGCGGCCTGCGCCGATGCCGCCTCCCTGGAGCCGCTGCTGGTGCGCTACGGCGCCATCCCGCTGCCGCCCTACATCCACGAGCACGATGCCGGCGACAACGACCGCTACCAGACCCGCTACGCCGCCAGGCCCGGCGCTGTGGCCGCCCCCACCGCCGGCCTGCACCTGAGTGATGCGCTGCTGGCAGCCATCCAGGTCCGCGGAGTGGCCCTCGCCACCACCACCCTGCACGTGGGGCTGGGCACGTTCCGGCCGGTGGAAACCGAAGACCTCAGGGGCCTGGAGCTCCACAGCGAGTGGGTGGAGGTGAGCCCCGAGCTGGTGGCGGCGGTGCAGGCCTGCCGTGCCCGCGGCGGCCGGGTGATCGCCATCGGCACCACCAGCGTGCGCAGCCTGGAGGGGGTGGCCGCCCTCCACGGCGGCGAGCTCCGGCCCCACACGGGCCCGGTGAACCTGGTGATCCAGCCCGGCTTCCGCTTCGCGGTGGTGCAGGGCCTGCTCACCAACTTCCACCTGCCCAGGAGCTCTCTGCTGCTGCTGGTGAGCGCCCTGGTCGGCCGGCGGCGCCTGCTGGCGCTCTACGCCGAGGCGATCGAGCGGGAGTATCGCTTCTTTTCCTATGGCGATGCCATGTGGATCCCGCCTGAGGCGGTGCTGCCTGAAGCGGTTTCGCCGTGA
- a CDS encoding AMP-binding protein produces the protein MSPAPSSAAPEVAPELAEIHWSGSRRDQQALALHSDWSQLSGIHGLWPLLAERYGDAPALEAPHAAVPESLSYRQLQERIEQLAAGFAALGVASGDVVAIFAENGSRWLQADQGLMRCGAADAVRGSAAPVEELRYILEDSGAIGLVVESAALWRQLELPPAALAALRFVVLIEGEPPAGATPSGTALMGWQELARRGAEALAAGRPAPPPPADPQALATILYTSGTTGQPKGVPLSHANLLHQLRHLGVAVTPQPGDRVVSVLPIWHSYERSAEYFLLACGCHQTYTTLKQLRPDLQRVQPHYLISVPRLWEAILAGFEDALRSMPAPRQRLIGAALANSRAQGLARRRMLDLTLSPEPPASRAWAALEALLRWPLHRLAGAVLWPKVRTQLVGGRLRTAISGGGALALHVDGFFEAIGIELLVGYGLTETSPVLTCRRPWANRRGSAGQPLPGTAIRVADPESHRPLTLGQRGLVLARGPQVMGGYWHKPEASARVLDAEGWFDTGDLGHLLPDGSLVLTGRAKDTIVLSSGENIEPGPLEDALVASPLLEQVMLVGQDRKQLGALLVPRPEQLVAFAAEAGLTWAQGQPAEPALLRALTRECNRLLAARPGSRPEERLGGVALVQPFSLDNGLLTQTLKQRRDRIASRDAAAIEALYRPH, from the coding sequence GTGTCGCCAGCTCCCTCATCTGCCGCTCCTGAGGTCGCTCCTGAGCTTGCCGAGATCCACTGGAGCGGCAGCCGTCGCGACCAGCAGGCCCTGGCCCTGCACAGCGACTGGAGCCAGCTCAGCGGGATTCACGGCCTCTGGCCGCTGCTGGCCGAGCGCTACGGCGATGCGCCGGCCCTGGAGGCCCCCCATGCGGCGGTGCCCGAGTCGCTGAGCTACCGCCAGCTCCAGGAGCGGATTGAGCAGCTGGCGGCAGGCTTTGCGGCCCTGGGCGTGGCCAGCGGTGACGTGGTGGCGATCTTTGCCGAGAACGGCAGCCGCTGGCTGCAGGCCGACCAGGGGCTGATGCGCTGCGGTGCTGCCGATGCCGTGCGCGGCAGCGCCGCTCCGGTGGAGGAGCTGCGTTACATCCTGGAGGACTCCGGCGCCATCGGCCTGGTGGTGGAGTCGGCGGCCCTGTGGCGGCAGCTCGAGCTGCCGCCAGCCGCTCTGGCGGCGTTGCGCTTCGTGGTGCTGATCGAGGGGGAGCCGCCTGCCGGCGCAACCCCCTCAGGCACGGCGCTGATGGGTTGGCAGGAGCTGGCCCGGCGGGGTGCTGAAGCCCTGGCGGCCGGCCGGCCGGCCCCGCCGCCACCGGCCGATCCCCAGGCCCTGGCCACGATCCTCTACACCTCCGGCACCACAGGCCAGCCGAAGGGTGTGCCGCTCAGCCACGCCAACCTGCTGCACCAGCTGCGCCACCTGGGCGTGGCCGTCACGCCCCAGCCCGGCGACCGGGTGGTGAGCGTGCTGCCGATCTGGCATTCCTATGAGCGCAGCGCCGAGTACTTCCTGCTGGCCTGCGGCTGCCACCAGACCTACACCACGCTCAAGCAGCTGCGGCCCGACCTGCAGCGGGTGCAACCTCACTATCTGATCAGCGTGCCACGGCTGTGGGAGGCGATCCTGGCGGGCTTCGAGGACGCCCTGCGCAGCATGCCGGCCCCCCGCCAGCGGCTGATCGGCGCCGCCCTGGCCAACAGCCGCGCCCAGGGGCTGGCCCGTCGCCGCATGCTCGATCTCACCCTCAGCCCCGAGCCGCCGGCGAGCCGGGCCTGGGCCGCCCTCGAGGCGCTGCTGCGCTGGCCGCTGCATCGTCTGGCCGGCGCGGTGCTGTGGCCGAAGGTGCGCACCCAGCTGGTGGGCGGACGGCTGCGCACGGCGATCAGCGGTGGTGGTGCCCTCGCCCTGCACGTGGATGGCTTCTTCGAGGCGATCGGCATCGAGCTGCTGGTGGGCTACGGCCTCACCGAGACCAGCCCGGTGCTCACCTGCCGCCGCCCCTGGGCCAATCGCCGCGGCAGCGCCGGCCAGCCCCTGCCGGGCACGGCGATCAGAGTGGCCGACCCCGAGAGTCATCGGCCCCTGACCCTGGGGCAGCGGGGGCTGGTGCTGGCCCGCGGCCCCCAGGTGATGGGGGGCTACTGGCACAAGCCCGAGGCCAGCGCCCGTGTGCTGGACGCCGAGGGCTGGTTCGACACGGGGGATCTGGGCCATCTGCTGCCCGATGGCTCCCTGGTGCTCACCGGCCGGGCCAAGGACACGATCGTGCTCAGCAGCGGTGAGAACATCGAGCCCGGCCCCCTGGAGGATGCCCTGGTGGCCAGTCCGCTGCTGGAGCAGGTGATGCTGGTGGGGCAGGACCGCAAGCAGCTGGGGGCCCTGCTGGTGCCCCGGCCCGAGCAGCTGGTGGCGTTCGCGGCCGAGGCGGGCCTCACTTGGGCTCAGGGGCAGCCGGCGGAGCCGGCCCTGCTGCGGGCCCTGACCCGTGAGTGCAACCGCCTGCTGGCTGCCCGGCCAGGCTCCCGGCCCGAGGAGCGGCTGGGGGGGGTGGCGCTGGTGCAGCCCTTCAGCCTCGACAACGGCCTGCTCACCCAGACCCTCAAGCAGCGCCGTGACCGCATCGCCAGCCGCGATGCCGCCGCGATCGAGGCGCTGTATCGGCCCCACTGA
- a CDS encoding MFS transporter, with the protein MGSRARGQSSLTGSPEGSPVSRGPGPGRTRSGIQAVLALPDFRLLWLGQIFSQLADKFYIVLMVFLIAQTWVRGTPDANPALAEAATAMRMDLPETRAQMITLLATGIYVANTLPAMLLGTVAGVWADRWPKRTVMVASNGLRAALVLFVPFCLVDSPLWLGLSVGYWGLVLMTFLESVLTQFFAPAEQAAIPQLVPSQHLLAANSLYQATSMAATIVGFALGDPILRLLQRVLAGIGIEGGEFLLLPACYGIAALSISRIRWRESPRPVARTSVLSEIRQGLAVVRERPPVARAMGQLVLLYSLLAALYVLAISLASAVPGLGPTRFGTLLAMSGLGLGIGALAVAQLGQRLPRRSLAAAGLGTIGWSLLLLGQLRGSLVFTLLLCGVLGVGAAMLAIPAQTTIQEDTPEAMRGKVFGLQNNLINIALSLPLVLAGAVVSRWGLLPVLWALASIALVAALAEQPWRRW; encoded by the coding sequence ATGGGCAGCCGTGCTCGGGGCCAATCCAGCTTGACCGGCAGTCCAGAGGGCTCCCCTGTGAGCAGGGGGCCGGGCCCAGGCAGGACGAGATCAGGGATCCAGGCCGTGCTGGCCTTGCCCGACTTCCGCCTGCTCTGGCTGGGGCAGATCTTCTCCCAGCTGGCCGACAAGTTCTACATCGTGCTGATGGTGTTCCTGATCGCCCAGACCTGGGTGCGCGGTACGCCGGATGCCAACCCCGCCCTGGCCGAGGCCGCCACGGCGATGCGGATGGATCTGCCCGAGACCAGGGCCCAGATGATCACGCTGCTGGCCACGGGCATCTACGTGGCCAACACCCTGCCCGCGATGCTGCTGGGCACCGTGGCCGGCGTCTGGGCCGACCGCTGGCCCAAGCGCACCGTGATGGTGGCCTCCAATGGCCTGCGGGCAGCGCTGGTGCTGTTCGTGCCCTTCTGTCTGGTGGACAGCCCGCTGTGGCTGGGGCTGAGCGTGGGCTACTGGGGCCTGGTGCTGATGACCTTTCTGGAATCGGTGCTCACCCAGTTCTTTGCGCCGGCTGAGCAGGCCGCCATCCCCCAGCTGGTGCCGAGCCAGCACCTGCTGGCGGCCAATTCCCTCTATCAGGCCACCAGCATGGCGGCCACCATCGTGGGCTTTGCCCTCGGCGATCCGATCCTGCGGCTGCTGCAGCGGGTCCTGGCCGGGATCGGCATCGAGGGGGGTGAATTCCTGTTGCTGCCCGCCTGCTACGGCATCGCGGCCCTCTCGATCTCCCGCATCCGCTGGCGGGAATCGCCCCGGCCGGTGGCCCGCACGTCGGTGCTGTCAGAGATCCGCCAGGGACTGGCCGTGGTGCGGGAGCGGCCGCCGGTGGCCCGGGCCATGGGCCAGCTGGTGCTGCTCTACAGCCTGCTGGCGGCCCTCTACGTGCTGGCCATCAGCCTGGCCTCGGCGGTGCCGGGGCTCGGTCCAACCCGTTTCGGCACGCTGCTGGCCATGAGTGGCCTGGGATTGGGGATCGGCGCCCTGGCCGTGGCCCAGCTGGGTCAGCGGCTGCCGCGCCGCAGCCTGGCCGCCGCCGGCCTGGGCACGATTGGCTGGAGCCTGCTGCTGCTGGGCCAGCTGCGCGGCAGTCTCGTGTTCACCCTGCTGCTCTGCGGCGTGCTGGGGGTCGGCGCCGCGATGCTGGCGATCCCGGCCCAGACCACGATCCAGGAAGACACCCCCGAGGCGATGCGGGGCAAGGTGTTCGGCCTGCAGAACAACCTGATCAACATCGCCCTGAGCCTGCCCCTGGTGCTCGCCGGTGCGGTGGTGAGCCGCTGGGGTCTGCTGCCGGTGCTGTGGGCGCTGGCCTCGATCGCCCTGGTGGCGGCCCTGGCCGAGCAGCCCTGGCGCCGCTGGTAG
- the deoC gene encoding deoxyribose-phosphate aldolase, protein MSRERPDLIPLIEHALLDPLQGSEAIQQGCDQARHYGFAGLCVASRWVDEARQRLPLASSGRGSGPRLIAVVGFPFGAVPTAVKRAEAEAAAAAGADELDVVPDFGALADRDSARVLDELSALCELGLPVKVTLEAGRLEPEALALLVEISIDAGARFLKSGAGFGPPVTAALVAQLRDLARGRAGIQASGGISGLEQAVELVEAGASRLGTSRGVALALAQKS, encoded by the coding sequence GTGAGCCGCGAACGCCCCGATCTCATCCCCCTGATCGAGCACGCCCTGCTGGATCCCCTGCAGGGCAGCGAGGCCATCCAGCAGGGCTGCGATCAGGCCCGCCACTACGGCTTCGCCGGCCTGTGCGTGGCCTCACGCTGGGTGGATGAGGCCCGCCAGCGCCTGCCGCTGGCGAGCTCGGGCCGCGGCTCCGGGCCGCGCCTGATTGCCGTGGTGGGATTCCCGTTCGGAGCGGTGCCCACCGCCGTGAAACGGGCCGAGGCCGAGGCCGCCGCCGCCGCCGGGGCCGACGAGCTCGATGTGGTGCCCGACTTCGGCGCCCTGGCCGACCGGGACAGCGCCAGGGTGCTCGATGAGCTCTCGGCCCTCTGCGAGCTCGGGCTGCCCGTGAAGGTGACCCTGGAGGCGGGGCGCCTGGAGCCCGAGGCCCTGGCCCTGCTGGTGGAAATCAGCATCGATGCCGGCGCCCGCTTCCTCAAGAGCGGCGCCGGCTTCGGGCCGCCGGTGACCGCGGCCCTGGTGGCCCAGCTGCGCGACCTGGCCCGGGGCCGGGCCGGCATCCAGGCCTCCGGCGGCATCAGCGGCCTCGAGCAGGCCGTGGAGCTGGTGGAGGCTGGCGCCAGCCGCCTGGGCACCAGCCGGGGGGTGGCCCTCGCCCTGGCCCAGAAGAGCTGA
- the hpf gene encoding ribosome hibernation-promoting factor, HPF/YfiA family yields MKLLIHGRNLEVTPAIREYTETKLTRAISHFEGMVKEADVHLSVARNPRVPQQIAEVTMFANGTVIRAQEHSDNLYASIDLVASKLTRQLNRYKERIHERHQGPVHRSARDEEAGAAALPPPGGSLTDGKEPELPNRGVRRKYFSMPPMTLDEATHQLELIDHDFYVFREAETGQIQVVYHRNHGGFGVIQPKEA; encoded by the coding sequence ATGAAACTGCTGATCCATGGCCGCAATCTTGAAGTCACCCCCGCCATCCGGGAGTACACCGAAACCAAACTGACCCGAGCCATCAGCCACTTTGAGGGCATGGTCAAGGAGGCTGACGTGCACCTCTCGGTGGCCCGCAACCCCCGCGTGCCCCAACAGATCGCCGAGGTGACGATGTTCGCCAACGGCACCGTGATCCGGGCCCAGGAGCACAGCGACAACCTCTACGCCAGCATCGACCTGGTGGCCAGCAAGCTCACCCGTCAGCTGAACCGCTACAAGGAGCGCATCCACGAGCGCCATCAGGGCCCGGTGCATCGCTCCGCCCGCGACGAGGAGGCCGGTGCCGCCGCCCTGCCACCCCCCGGCGGCAGCCTCACCGATGGCAAGGAGCCGGAACTCCCCAACCGCGGCGTGCGGCGCAAGTACTTCTCCATGCCGCCCATGACCCTGGATGAGGCCACCCACCAGCTGGAGTTGATCGACCACGACTTCTACGTGTTCCGGGAGGCCGAGACGGGGCAGATCCAGGTGGTGTATCACCGCAACCATGGGGGCTTCGGGGTGATCCAGCCGAAGGAGGCGTGA